A genomic region of Solanum dulcamara chromosome 2, daSolDulc1.2, whole genome shotgun sequence contains the following coding sequences:
- the LOC129880436 gene encoding probable carboxylesterase 11 — protein MPSLIVKVYSLLFKYNLNRRLQTLIQPPISHPFNGVVSRADESIITSNPSFSNDGVATKDLHIDPCTSLSLRIFLPQSALISSRNSDSGEGVYGGYVPDNKNGKFCKKLPVILQFHGGAWVTGGNDTVSNDSFCTKLAKSCDAIVIAVGYRLAPESRFPAAFEDGVAAIKWLGKQANLAECSRSSLDKRIVNGGKHRGRQIVDGFGASMVEPWLAAHLDPSRCVLLGVSCGANIVNYVARYAVEAGKLLDPITVVAQILMYPFFIGNIPTHSEIKLANSYIYDKATCILAWKLFLPETDFNLDHLAANPLIPGKETPLDLKHMPPTLTVVAQYDWMRDRAIAYSEELRRVNVDAPLLDYKDAVHDFATLSVLQKTPKAQACLEDISIWVKKYISLRGNEFSY, from the exons ATGCCGAGCTTAATTGTCAAAGTTTATAGCTTACTCTTCAAGTACAACCTTAATCGCCGATTACAAACTCTAATCCAACCCCCAATTTCACACCCTTTTAACGGTGTCGTTTCACGCGCCGATGAATCCATTATCACTTCTAACCCTAGTTTCTCTAACGATGGAGTTGCAACCAAGGACCTTCATATTGATCCTTGTACTTCTCTCTCCCTCAGAATCTTCCTCCCTCAATCTGCACTCATTTCGTCGAGAAATTCGGATTCCGGTGAAGGGGTTTATGGGGGTTATGTACCCGAtaataaaaatggaaaatttTGCAAGAAATTGCCGGTGATTTTACAGTTTCATGGTGGTGCTTGGGTGACTGGGGGTAATGATACAGTTTCTAATGATAGTTTTTGTACGAAATTGGCGAAATCTTGTGATGCTATAGTCATTGCTGTTGGGTATAGGTTGGCACCCGAGAGTCGGTTTCCCGCTGCGTTTGAAGATGGGGTTGCGGCGATTAAGTGGTTAGGGAAGCAAGCTAACTTGGCGGAATGTAGTAGATCGAGTTTGGATAAGAGGATTGTTAATGGAGGGAAGCATAGGGGAAGGCAAATTGTGGATGGATTTGGGGCTTCTATGGTTGAGCCTTGGTTAGCAGCTCATCTAGACCCTTCAAG GTGTGTCCTCCTTGGAGTAAGCTGTGGAGCCAACATCGTGAATTATGTTGCACGATATGCTGTTGAGGCAGGGAAACTTTTGGATCCTATAACAGTTGTGGCTCAAATTCTAATGTACCCTTTCTTTATCGGCAATATTCCTACACATTCAGAGATTAAACTGGCAAACTCTTACATCTATGATAAAGCTACATGCATTCTTGCTTGGAAACTTTTCCTCCCGGAAACAGATTTTAATCTGGACCATCTAGCGGCAAATCCCCTTATACCAGGAAAAGAGACACCCTTGGACTTAAAGCATATGCCGCCAACACTTACAGTGGTTGCACAGTATGATTGGATGCGAGACAGAGCTATTGCTTATTCAGAGGAACTTCGAAGAGTGAATGTTGATGCCCCTCTTCTTGATTACAAGGATGCTGTGCATGACTTTGCTACCCTTAGCGTCCTTCAGAAAACGCCTAAAGCTCAAGCTTGCTTAGAGGACATCTCAATATGggtcaaaaaatatatatcccTCAGAGGCAATGAATTTTCATATTGA
- the LOC129870738 gene encoding stemmadenine O-acetyltransferase-like translates to MKIGIEIISKVTIKPSSPTPQYLHHYQLSYLDQITPNILMPLIFFYPSDNNFTYNTHRSDQLKISLSHALTKFYPLSGRLDVANSHVNCNDEGVPYVEAIAKCSLSEFLLDPIPNELNKFIPCDLHDVKDFCLLVQANFFQCGGMAIGIAISHKIADALSTFMFINSWGAIARGNIDVPSPRFDSSILFPPRDITEFKSSVIIEKENIVTKRFVFSASKVSALRDKYTEKGSESTRSPSRIEALSAFLWTRLMASIHVERDETKIYGIVHTVNLRTRSNPPLPESLFGNVMQVVVTVPAMDYNSTNEEQDFELVKKVRESIKNINSEFVSGLQKNDQKHLSFIKEKANEQRKGGLVLFNFTSLCRLPLYKADFGWGKPIWVGSASLVLKDVIGFLDTKSGNGIEAWVNLKEEDMATFEADKELLSWCSA, encoded by the coding sequence ATGAAAATTGGAATAGAAATCATCTCCAAAGTGACAATCAAACcatcttctccaaccccacAATACCTTCACCATTACCAACTTTCATATCTTGATCAAATTACTCCCAATATTTTGATGCCCCTTATTTTTTTCTATCCATCAGACAATAACTTCACCTACAATACACACAGATCAGACCAACTTAAGATATCTTTATCACATGCCTTGACCAAATTCTACCCTCTTAGCGGACGTCTAGACGTGGCCAACTCCCATGTCAACTGCAACGACGAGGGCGTCCCATACGTAGAAGCCATAGCCAAATGCAGTCTCTCAGAGTTCCTTCTTGATCCAATTCCTAATGAACTTAACAAGTTCATCCCTTGTGATTTACATGATGTTAAAGATTTTTGCTTACTAGTTCAAGCAAACTTTTTTCAATGTGGAGGAATGGCTATTGGTATAGCCATTTCTCATAAGATAGCTGATGCATTGTCGACTTTCATGTTTATCAATAGCTGGGGAGCTATTGCAAGAGGAAATATCGACGTTCCTAGTCCAagatttgattcttccatactatTTCCACCAAGAGATATAACAGAGTTCAAATCAAGCGTCATAATTGAGAAAGAAAACATTGTGACTAAAAGGTTTGTATTCTCTGCCTCTAAAGTATCAGCACTTAGAGATAAGTATACTGAAAAGGGCAGTGAAAGTACGAGATCTCCTTCGAGGATTGAAGCCTTATCAGCTTTCTTATGGACACGTTTGATGGCAAGTATTCATGTTGAAAGGGATGAAACTAAGATTTATGGCATAGTCCATACGGTGAACTTACGTACCAGAAGTAATCCTCCATTGCCTGAATCTTTATTCGGTAATGTAATGCAAGTAGTCGTTACAGTACCAGCTATGGATTATAATAGTACTAATGAGGAACAAGATTTTGAGCTCGTGAAAAAAGTGAGGgaaagtataaagaacataaaTAGCGAATTTGTCTCAGGTCTCCAGAAGAATGATCAGAAACACTTGAGTTTTATCAAAGAGAAAGCAAATGAGCAGAGGAAAGGTGGGCTAGTCTTGTTCAACTTCACTAGTTTGTGTAGATTGCCTCTTTATAAAGCTGATTTTGGTTGGGGAAAACCGATATGGGTAGGATCGGCTAGCCTTGTTCTCAAGGATGTCATTGGTTTTCTAGACACAAAATCAGGTAATGGCATAGAAGCCTGGGTAAATCTCAAAGAGGAAGACATGGCTACATTTGAAGCTGACAAGGAATTGCTTTCTTGGTGTAGTGCCTGA